A window of Ooceraea biroi isolate clonal line C1 chromosome 9, Obir_v5.4, whole genome shotgun sequence genomic DNA:
GTTGCATCAATGGCATGTGCAAAGCGCCCAATGTATGCATCTGCGAAGAAGGATATTCCTTGAAATATCCAGGCATTTGTGAGCCAGTTTGCAGCCAACCTTGCGTCATGGGCACCTGCGAGGCACCTGAAATCTGCAGTTGTTTCGAGGGCTATGAAATGCTCGAAAACTCGAAGTACATCTGCGAACCGTTCTGCGAGAAAGCTTGTCTAAATGGCAAATGCACCTCTCCTAGTGTATGCACTTGTAACAAGGGATTCCAAAAGAGcaggacgaagcacatttgcGAACCATATTGCGAAACTTCCTGCGAACCTTTCGGAGTGTGTACCGCGCCCAACGTATGCACCTGTTTCGATGGATATCAGCTGGTTGATGCGAATCAAACAACGGAGATAGTtagtaattaatcaattaataatttcagttaGATTAAGGAGTCTGATGCCAAACTAACTACAGAATTTGCAActaaatgcatttaattattacaagagATTTTCGCAttcatatgaaaaatattggtTTCCAGAGAGTGCAGTACGCAGCTGCCACCTCGGTGTGCGAACCAATTTGTCATACGCCATGTGTCAACGGATTCTGCAGTGGTCCTGACGCATGCTTGTGTAATGACGGTTACTATCGATCCGACAGCAACGTTTGCACGCCTCGCTGTCTTGATGAGTGCAGCGTAAATAGTTTTTGTAGCGCGCCCAATACCTGTACATGCAATACGGGTTACCGTCTTCCCAAGACCACGTCAGACATTTGCGAACCCTTCTGCGAGGAGAATTGCGTCAACGGGTATTGCAGCGCACCGAACGAGTGCAACTGCAACGCAGGCTATAGTCTATCGGCGAGTTCCATGAACGTGTGCGGTCCTGTTTGTCATCCAGCCTGCAAGGTGCATGGGATCTGCCTGGCGCCCGATTTGTGCACTTGCCAGAACGGTTATCGCATGGTTCATTACAACGACGTTAACGTGCCGTTCGGTTGCGAGCCGATCTGCAACGTCGAGTGCGGCAACGGCACGTGCACGGCGCCGGAGGCTTGCACATGCTTCGACGGCTACCAAAATGCGGAAACCGGCAAGTGCGTGCCCGTCTGCCGGATGTGCGGCAACGGCACATGCGTTGCACCTGGGGTTTGCGTGTGCGATAGCGGTTTCTTTCTGATGGACCCCGTGAACACGGAGGTCCCCGATTCCCATATCGCTCTCGACGAGGACAGATCAGGAAACGGAAGTAGGTGCATGCCGCGATGCGAGAGTTGTGATAACGGCGAGTGCGTCGCGCCGGACGAGTGCCGGTGCGACGCCGGTTACGTGAAGATCGAGGGTActtgcgtgcacgcgtgtcaCAACGGTTGTGGTACTCACGGCGAGTGCGTTCAAGAGCGCAGAAGCTGCGAGTGCCATTACGGATGGACCGGATCGCATTGCGATCAGCCAACCTTATGTATTTTAAGCGTGAATGGCGAGGGAAATCATACCGAATCGTAAGTATCACGCGGGATAAAATACTTTggaacaaaaaattaatttgatataaaacaCTTTGTAATGTTATCTTGTGTCTGTAAAGCGATAATAATTAggtcataataattataattattattaattataattatttaaatattcaagcgctaataataatagtaacgaTGGATCGCACTGAATATTTCAGGCATTAATATGCAACGAAATACTAAGTGCATGCATCATAAAGAGATGACTAAACATCATGACTAAACTCTCATGACACAggatagatttttatattttaatatctcacATGAGTCATCTATGATTCAAgcgtaaattatttctttctcttgcagATTAAACATCATAGAGGAACAAAATGCTACGATCGAGTATGTACTTTTAAATAATCCAGCATGCCCCGAGTGCATTGATGAAATGAGCAATGAGACattatgttttaatatcaGTGACACGAAGTATAATGAATCACGAATTGGTTGTTTAATGGGTAGAGgtttgtttataaatttatttaatttgtttactTCATACAATCCTGCAATAAACTAACGAAAATCTgccaattattttcatatattatcttttctcttttttttctagaaTGCCTTACATTGACTGATAAATATGGATCTCAGAGGGAAACTGTCAAACTAAATGCAATTGCAAGTGTTTtcggattattatttttaatcggtATAATAATAGCAGTGTATGTGATATTGCGAAAACGCCGAAATAGACAACAGATAAATCTAGGTATTgtcgcattttattatatattattcaataataatttattataaaaatattatcacgtttatgatttataatttcttacgGATATTCTGGATTTGGAACGCTCGACatatatgaataaagaaaaatatataattaataaattatgtcaTAATCAACAATTgcagaaaatgaaaatgagcACCGAACATCGATGCAAGGACTAGTGGAACAGCATACAGTTGATTCTGAATGTGAATAATGCTATCTCTTTTATTATAGAGTGTTCAAActcattgtaataaaaaacagTAAACGataggaaaaaagaaaacaattgtttgttataaataaacatgtaATCTCCTTTGTTAAAGTTAGAAACTACATACATTTATTGTGATATTCCtaaaataaactattattaaaaatttaaatactttaCATCCTCATTTGTTTCctattttaagataattttaaaataagtatatatgataaaataaactagaattttcattatataatttgattaaaatagtAACACAGTTATCAGATAAATTCATGTAGCAAGGATAATTCTATCTATTTTGAACTCGTCtgaaataaaatgcttttcaaACTGTTCAAACAATTCAATCAGTTACGATGTTTTGCATTATGCCATCGTAAAACTcttaaatgaattttacgCCATAGATAGGAGTACAAGCTTTCAGTAACTCTGTGATACCGCACCACACACATCCTGTTACGCTGGAACAGAACAATGTGTACGTATGAGGAACGAGAGATAAATGAGATaatgagaagaagaaagcACTGCGATGGTCAGTTCAAATATCACAGCGCGAATGACAACTTCGTATAGAGGTAATCGATCATGGGGTTACTTGACAGCATTGTCACTGTTTTAACTATCGTGATATTGCTAACAGAAATGGGAAAGTGGTCAAATGGTAAATTTTTCTCAGATCATACGCCCTCTCCCAACGCATCTGTGGTTATTAACGGAAGTCATAGCATCTCGGACTCAACCTGCGTTGAATCATTCAGGTACGATCAGGTCATACTTGttgcattttattatgaaattttctGTCGATATTTATGCATTACGCATATCTGAAATCTTGTGATTAGCATTCGgtttcttgtatttttaatatcttgaaAGATAGACGACTATTAGTAGTATGTGcattatgttttttattacagCCGTAACGTGCCGCAATACATTCCTTATACGGAAACGTATAGAAGTAGGGCAATGGGATTCTATCGGCCTCAAATTCGCACCAATTACAAAATAGAGGTAATCAAATCTGATTGAAATAACATTTGCAATACGCTAATTTACTAATTGCATTTGCAGTACCACGTTCTGTGGAGCGTAGAACCCAAATGCTGCGATGGCTTCGTGCAAGTCGGCAGAATGTGCACGCCGCACTGTTTGCACCCTTGCGAGCGGGGAATTTGCATACAACCGAACGTGTGCAAGTGCAACACGGGGTACCGGATGTCGTACAATGTGACGAGTGGCACAGTGATAGAAATGTGCGTGCCGGTGTGCACAAACGGCTGCGTCAATGGCACTTGCGTGGATGCCGAGGTTTGCAGCTGCAACGACGGTTACTGGATGGACGCGGACGGGTTCACGTGTCGTCCCGTGTGCGACATAGAGTGCGAGCGAAATCACGGCTACTGCGCTGAGCCGGACGTTTGCTCCTGCCGTCCTGGCTACGTAAGGGCCGAGAGGGACGAATCCACCACGTACTCTCCTCATGGGATTCCCAGATGCGAGCCTGTCTGCGATCGCGCGTGTACGAACGGTCGTTGCACGGCGCCCAACATTTGCAGCTGCGCGGTCGGGTATGAAGCGGACGAGGCTGACCCGCGGTTCACCTGTAGCCCCAGGTGCGACGAAGGTTGCGCTTTCGGCAAGTGCACGGCGCCCGGAATCTGCAACTGCGACGATGGTTACAGGCCAGTAAACGCGAGCGTGTGCGAGCCGATTTGCAGGGTGCCGTGCGTGATGGGTACCTGCGTGGCGCCTGAAACCTGCAACTGTGAGCTCGGTTACGGTTTGCTCGGCGATTCCAAGTATGTCTGCAAGCCGATCTGCGAAACGAGTTGTGGCAATGGCACGTGCACCGCACCCGGCGTTTGCAGCTGCAACAACGGTTACAGTGCAGTGAATGCGAGCACGTGCGAGCCGATCTGTAGTGAACCATGCGTGATGGGCGTCTGCGTGGCGCCCGAGAGCTGCAACTGCAACGTTGGCTACGCTCATCTTGGCGATTCCAAGTACATCTGTGAGCCGATATGCAAGACGGGCTGCGCTAACGGCACTTGCACGGCGCCAAATCGTTGCACATGCGACGACGGTTTCGCACTGCGAAACGCCAGCTTTTGCGAGCCGGT
This region includes:
- the LOC105285560 gene encoding fibrillin-2; the encoded protein is MKVSYILFILVILQIGVITVSTEYIRTNANAFTKVCNKIVSYQATRNTPYLETYKERTWGLFYKTKVRWNYKIEYFTSWRREYTCCDGYLERSSNASLDCEPICKPPCGNGTCIKPNVCICNSGYAEETDIVFDSICIPVCTRTCVHGRCTAPENCTCDNGYSLSNDGYTCEPVCNEPCGKGAYCSKPGVCTCLPGYSNRSTSHCSPICNYGCIHGKCTAPGVCTCDDGFEPVTLVLCKPKCEHGCINGMCKAPNVCICEEGYSLKYPGICEPVCSQPCVMGTCEAPEICSCFEGYEMLENSKYICEPFCEKACLNGKCTSPSVCTCNKGFQKSRTKHICEPYCETSCEPFGVCTAPNVCTCFDGYQLVDANQTTEIRVQYAAATSVCEPICHTPCVNGFCSGPDACLCNDGYYRSDSNVCTPRCLDECSVNSFCSAPNTCTCNTGYRLPKTTSDICEPFCEENCVNGYCSAPNECNCNAGYSLSASSMNVCGPVCHPACKVHGICLAPDLCTCQNGYRMVHYNDVNVPFGCEPICNVECGNGTCTAPEACTCFDGYQNAETGKCVPVCRMCGNGTCVAPGVCVCDSGFFLMDPVNTEVPDSHIALDEDRSGNGSRCMPRCESCDNGECVAPDECRCDAGYVKIEGTCVHACHNGCGTHGECVQERRSCECHYGWTGSHCDQPTLCILSVNGEGNHTESLNIIEEQNATIEYVLLNNPACPECIDEMSNETLCFNISDTKYNESRIGCLMGRVTIRNVPQYIPYTETYRSRAMGFYRPQIRTNYKIEYHVLWSVEPKCCDGFVQVGRMCTPHCLHPCERGICIQPNVCKCNTGYRMSYNVTSGTVIEMCVPVCTNGCVNGTCVDAEVCSCNDGYWMDADGFTCRPVCDIECERNHGYCAEPDVCSCRPGYVRAERDESTTYSPHGIPRCEPVCDRACTNGRCTAPNICSCAVGYEADEADPRFTCSPRCDEGCAFGKCTAPGICNCDDGYRPVNASVCEPICRVPCVMGTCVAPETCNCELGYGLLGDSKYVCKPICETSCGNGTCTAPGVCSCNNGYSAVNASTCEPICSEPCVMGVCVAPESCNCNVGYAHLGDSKYICEPICKTGCANGTCTAPNRCTCDDGFALRNASFCEPVCERNCQNGDCVGPNQCVCHDNFVPSTRHNFSTECVPACTRNCSGHGVCMVNDENDGCQCYFGWTGWDCDRPTVCVVTVDLIRTDISKLTIYNVTNSTIMRAHENAPHCYQCDDDFLDTESLCYVVQSDEANTTVSCLLSTDLPCYMAPRYDSSIDFAKIAWPLVAVAILILTSIIAASYLIYRRHQRKKLITARSSTRYAREAFATESLLSENVIYL